The genomic window GGTAGGAACTGAAACCCAGATTTGCGCCGATGTCGCCTACCATTGCTGTCTGAAAGGACATTCCTGCCGGTAGGAACTGAAACATTGATACTGGGAGGCTCGAAACCAGCCTTTTAGTCTGAAAGGACATTCCTGCCGGTAGGAACTGAAACCTTTTTCATGATCTGAGCGTCGTGGGCCCTTGTCTGAAAGGACATTCCTGCCGGTAGGAACTGAAACAGTTCTCATCTTTCTCCTCCTTCCCGCCTTCGTCTGAAAGGACATTCCTGCCGGTAGGAACTGAAACTAGCCGAGCCGGCCTTCTTCTGCTGCCTTGTCTGAAAGGACATTCCTGCCGGTAGGAACTGAAACAGACGTAAAAAAAACCTCAGCCTTCTCGACGAGTCTGAAAGGACATTCCTGCCGGTAGGAACTGAAACCGTAAGGAGAGGAGAAGGACGAGGGACGAAAGACGAGAGAGGAGAGAGGAGGGGACATTTCGGGCGGGCGGGAAAATCCCGAAGGGATGATATGATTATAGGAAAAAATGCACCACGATATTCATCCCCGCAGGAGTGAAATATCGGTAAAAGAACGATACCATGCCACCTTGTTTATCATTATCAGTTTCAATATTTACCGATCGTGAACCCTTTTGCGTGTAACGTGCAGGATTCTGTGTTAAGATAGTAAGATATGAGATAAATTCTGGAAGGTTCGTTTACCCGTTGGCAAGCCAAAAACATGCAAAACAGGACATTCCATATCTTCCTATTTCTGTGCATTGCGGCCATTGGTGGTTACGCAACCATTGCGCAGGTGCTGCTGATCCGTGAATTCCTGAACGTCTTTATGGCAACGCACTCTGTCTGGGTATCGTATTTGGCGCATGGTTTCTGGGTATTGCCGCAGGCGCCGTTACGGGCGCAAAGATTGAGCGGACGTTTCACCGCGCCTTCACTGTTTTTACCGTCACGTTGTTCGTTCTCTGCTTTCTGCAGCCCGTGCAAATCTTTTTTATACGCGGGGTGCGGGGTGTTTTGCGTGTTGGGACTGGTGAGTATCTTTCCCTGATACCCCTGCTCCTTACCGCGTTTGGAGTAATCGTCCCATTTAGTTTTATCATCGGTTTTATCTTCCCGTTTTCGTCAAAGGCGGTGAGAATCGCCTCCACTGACCACGATGGCGACGGCCATGCCCCTGCTTCAGAGCGGAAATTGCAGAATTCGGATTCCTTATCCAATCCGCAATGCTCAATCCGAAATCAAAAATCAGAGATCCAAGATGGAGATACCCGTGATGCCGCGGTGGATATCGGAGCGGTTTACGTCGTTGAATCCATAGGAAGTCTTGTCGGGGGGCTGGTATTCTCATTTTTCATGGCATCGAGATTCCACCCGTTTACAATCATGACGCTTTTGAATGCAGGGATGTTTGCCCTTTTGACCGCTCTCCTGCTCCTGCTGGATCACCATGCTGATGATCTTTGAAGGGGTTATTGGATGCTATGCCCTTGTTCTGCCGTTTTTAATTCATATATTGTCTTCTTATTCCTTCGCGGCAGAAACCGGCTTAACCTGTTTGATTGGTATCGCAGGGATATTGACGGGCGTAGAGTTTCCCCTGGTCAATAAGATACTCACGGAACATCATCAGGATATTGCGATATCTGCCGGGGCTACAAACAGCGCCGATCACATCGGCGCCTTTCTGGGAGCAATATTGACCGGGGTAATCTGTATCCCGCTTTTTGGCATCTCCGGCACGCGCCTGATCCTGGCGGCGCTCAATATAGCGAGTCTCATCCTAATCGCCTTTTCCATCGTATATCCTGGCCGTAGCAAAGCCGCAACCAATTCTCCGTTGTGAGAAAGCGGGAGATTGCTTCGGACAAGACCCTCGCAATGACACTGGCTATGTCCCTGATGACATAACGCAGCACAGCCGTAACCAAAAAAGTTCAACCACAAAGATTACAAAAAAAAGGAAGTTTTTGCAGAGTAATACTATACGGTATGTTGTCGAAGCGAGGCAGTTCTTCTCTTATAAATAAACGGCGCCTTCTGATCGCGGGCAAGGGACTTTGATTGCCCACAAGAGCTTCCCGTTAGCAGTTTAATCCTTGGAGCGTATAAATAAGTCGTGGAGTTTCTGGCATATCTCCTTGACGACGGTGTTGTTGCAGAGAGAGAGAGCCCACGGAATTTCTTCTCCTTCAAAGGGTTCCGTGAATCCCGGCATTGCCTCGTCGGCAAAACAATGTACTTTGTTATGCCGTATTGACAAGGTTTGGATACGCTCTTCCCTGCTGGGGAGCATTTCTACAGGGATGATGCCGTTCCACTCCTTTGAAAAACCTTCAACGATAAAAAGCCTGCCGCGCTTATCAAACAATTGGTACCACACGTGAGCAAAGGAGATCGACTCATCTTTGTTTATCACCCAACCCCATACAATATCCCCGTCGATATTTAATTCGGATAGTTCGGAAAAGAACAGGAATACAGAGTCTTCGCAATCGCCCTTTTTCCTTTGCCTCGTTTCTGTGGGTGTCTGCCAGTAATCTGTCTTTGGCGGTTCAGACCGGTAGTCAATATCAAAGGCTATTTTTTTATATGCCTCGTAAATGTGCTCGCCGTCATGGAAGGTCTCAGTACACCATTTTTTATACTTTGGGTTATCAGGAATACCGGCTCCGGGAGGAGCGGAAGGTATGAGAGGCGTTATTGACAAACTGTCCTCACATGGCTTGTAGCCCTTTCCCGTAAGAAACAGGTCGGCATACGAAACATCAGCAAATACCGCGGAACAATACAGAGTTGATAAACCAAGATAAATTATGGCTGCAAAGAAGTATCTCATAGGTAATGATTATCCGGACCAGAAGATCAGCTATTATAACGCTCCGGCAAAATGGAAACAGATTGCTCGCAATGACAACGCACGGTATGGCATCAAAGACATAGCCACTGTCATTGCGAGGGTCTTGTCCGAAGCAATCTCCCGCATGAATAATTGACGATATTGAATGAAACGGTATACTTTACAGCAACGAAACCTTTCTTGCCTCTATGGAAGATCTCAGATGGTTCGGGTGACCCGCCTGGAGCGGATCACCCGAATGAAACCCTTACAGCGCCTTCAGGAATTCAACCAGGTCCTGCATCTCCTGCTGAGTCAAATGCGATGTCCTTCCATGCATGTCCTTCTCATTCACCGTGTTGTTGATCGTGTCTATCAACGTCCGGGCTCCCCCGTCATGGAAATACGTGCCCGATGCATAAATATCCCTCAACGTCGGCGTATCAAACTCCTTCACCAGGTCCAGCCCGATGATCGGCGTGTCACTCTCCTCGCCATAGGGATCTTCCCCTGCCTCTAATGCCTTCAGGTTAAAGACCTTTCCCGGCGTTGAACGGAAACCCTTTACCCCAACACGGCCCGTCCCCACGTCATGGGTCTGCGCATCGCTAAAAAGCGCCTTCGGATCACTTGCATCACCCGGATGGCACTCCACACATCCCACATTCGGATCGTTGAATATCTTCTCGCCCCTCTTCTGCGCATCCGTCAGCGAACCATCCGGATTCCTGAACGGACTTCCCGTGAATTCCAGCGCACGGATGTAGCAGATCAACGCCTCCAACCTCAATGGCGAAAAGTTCTCACTCCTGAACACAAACCCAGGGTCTCTTCCGCACACCCTGTCCAGCGAACTCGTTGCTCCCACGATCTCATCCGGATGTCCCGTGAATCCCTCATGACGGAACGGCGGCAAATACCTTCCCCCACGGATGTACTTCGTGTTCTTCCAGCTTCCCCATCCCTCATCACCAAGGTCCCAGATCAATCCCGTCGTCTGGCCCCTCTCGTAATGACAGCTCGCGCATGCATACTCACCCTGAAGACCCCAGGATGCATCGTTAAACTGGAACTGCCCGTACCGCACCAGCTCGCTCTTGTACGGTGAGTGCTTTACCC from Candidatus Brocadia sp. includes these protein-coding regions:
- a CDS encoding transglutaminase domain-containing protein; its protein translation is MRYFFAAIIYLGLSTLYCSAVFADVSYADLFLTGKGYKPCEDSLSITPLIPSAPPGAGIPDNPKYKKWCTETFHDGEHIYEAYKKIAFDIDYRSEPPKTDYWQTPTETRQRKKGDCEDSVFLFFSELSELNIDGDIVWGWVINKDESISFAHVWYQLFDKRGRLFIVEGFSKEWNGIIPVEMLPSREERIQTLSIRHNKVHCFADEAMPGFTEPFEGEEIPWALSLCNNTVVKEICQKLHDLFIRSKD
- a CDS encoding c-type cytochrome, which translates into the protein MFTRKLKAGLVVALGLIGTGQLMAGTPQVVATIQTGPEWEPLPRAEPLTVPEVHYRVKHSPYKSELVRYGQFQFNDASWGLQGEYACASCHYERGQTTGLIWDLGDEGWGSWKNTKYIRGGRYLPPFRHEGFTGHPDEIVGATSSLDRVCGRDPGFVFRSENFSPLRLEALICYIRALEFTGSPFRNPDGSLTDAQKRGEKIFNDPNVGCVECHPGDASDPKALFSDAQTHDVGTGRVGVKGFRSTPGKVFNLKALEAGEDPYGEESDTPIIGLDLVKEFDTPTLRDIYASGTYFHDGGARTLIDTINNTVNEKDMHGRTSHLTQQEMQDLVEFLKAL